GGTGCAAATTCAGGACATTGAAAATCAAACCTGTATTATGCCCTGGTGTTctagagaggaaaaaaatgtGGTGCTTTCAACTTTCTATGAGTTGGGGTTCTTTTGCAGATGGTGATTGTTAGTTTGTTATGGGATAGGTGCTGCTTCGGGATCCAGTGGATGAAAATGTTATCCCTGTTGTTGAAGAGCTTCAAAGACGGTTGCCTCCTGTAAATGCCATACATGAAAGCCAAAAAGATGGGAAAGAGTTCCCTGCTGGGCTAATTGATGTAGATGCCGGTGAAGAAGATGGTATGACTTTGTAATTTCAAAGTATATCATTGATGAGTTGTGTCTGTCTTTAGTATTCTTGGAAATATACAAATGTTTACATCTATCACTAACATCCTAAACATCAAAACTTCTGAGTTCTGGTTTTATTCTTTGACTTCTGAGTGATCTAGATTATGCAATGTAGAGTCTCCATTTGAGTTCCGGGCCTTGGAGGTAGCTTTGGAAGCAATTTGCAGTTATCTTTCTGCACGTACGACAGAACTGGAGACTGCTGCTTATCCTGCTTTAGATGAGCTTACCTCAAAGGTAGGACTTGtgttttctctcattttctttgcaTCTTTGTATGGGCTCTACGGTTGTTGCTTGTCACCACCTCTTGGGGAATGCTaaatggaaaaataataaataaagaaagggAGCAGGAATATAGTATTTCCATTCactggtttggtttgatttagGTAACTCACTGATAGTAGTTTTAGGTGTCTCAGTTGTCAGCATGCTAAAATTCTGCTTAAAGCACTACACGATGAAGTCAAGGGTTGTCTGCCATTTTGTGTGAAATTGTGTCATAGAAGAGATTCTAGATATCAGGGTTCAGAGAAATTTTGGCTTGCATACTTGCCTGCATGGTTTTCTAAGCTTAGCATCTGTAACCATCATAGAATGGCTTCTTATGCCTACTTCTTTTGGACAATATTTTGATCCAATGCAACCTGCAGATTAGCAGCCGCAATTTGGACAGGGTTCGTAAATTGAAGAGTGCAATGACAAGGTTGACTGCTCGCGTACAAAAGGTATATGATCTTCCTGTAGGGTGTGAATAATTACATGGTAGTTCATGTGTCTTATGAGGGTTAGTGAACTTTAATGCAATCACTGAAAGATGCTATTTGCATCACATTAGTGTGTGTTGAAGATGAGAGAGTAGTTATACTCAATGCCACCCACTGTCCTCATTCCATTTTCTAAGCATTACATTATAAGCTAAGATGTTTGATTCATGAAAGTAACATTGTTTAGATGACTAATAAGTTTGCTAGATGCATTTGAGCACTCATACatgtatttaatatttaagtTCCTTGGTCAATTGTTAGATGAGAAATGAATGGTTGAGGTGCATCCACTGTACTTCTGAGTCATCCATATCTGCCAAGTAGATGTTTTGTGGCAAAGTTAAGTTGTTAGTATAGCTTTTTCTTAAGTTCTGATAACAAtaaatcattttttgtttgggttattaAAAAGGACATGGATGAAATTTAGATAAAATTTAACGGTAACTCTGTAAATTAATACATTTTAAATAGAAACTTCCTGCACAgtcttttttaatatatattttttcaatgaaAACTAGAAACAGCTTCAAATTTTAGCCTTTCAAATATGCATATTTCAGCTTCTGTGGGGAGCAAAAAATTACTTCTAAGAGTAAACGCCTAAAACACTGGCTTCACAGAAGCCCTCTCTGGGTGCCCCAAGAGCTGTGCTGTGTGGGCGCTAAGGCTAGCAATTAGGTTTTCTTCATACTTGCAGTCTAAATTAGTATCATTATGAATGCACTTTCTTTTTATGTCTGTAAGCCACATTCTTCTGCTGTGTATCTCATATTGAATTTGCAGCCTTATGCTATCCAAACTTGCGGTATGGAGTTGAGATGAGACAAACTTTCCCAGTCAGAGTTTgattaaagaaaacatattAGTTTCCTCTTTACTACCGTAAATCATGGTAATAAGTAATCCTGTATTACTTATTGCAGGTAAGGGATGAGCTTGAACAGCTGTTGGATGATGACGATGATATGGCTGACCTTTACTTGTCAAGAAAGTTGGCTGGTGCATCTTCACCAGTTAGTGTCTCTGGTCCTCCCAATTGGTATCCTGCCTCCCCTACCATAGGCTCAAAAATATCTCGGGCAAGTAGAGCAAGCATTGCCACTGTTCGTGGAGATGAGAATGACGTTGAGGAACTTGAAATGTTACTTGAGGTATAACATTGGCATACTTTTTCTGTGTCTTATTTTAGTGAAGCTGTGTATATACTAATCTGCTAATAATACCTTTGCAGGCTTATTTTATGCAGATTGATGGCACCTTGAACAAATTAGCTACGGTATGTGCTGTTTTAGATGCGTACTTATCTTTCTTTCTGGCTTACAAGGAGAATTGAACCTAGGACCTAGCCTATCTCACCCTATCCCTCCCTCCAACACTCTTGGACCCTATGCAAACCTGTTAAGGTCCAAGGACATTTGAATCTGAagttttgtatattttttttttgggagagagGGGGGGTGGGATAGGCGGAAGTAAGAACCACCGAAAGATTTTAAACGGTACATGTCTATGGAGTAAGCTGGTCCTTCAACAGAATCCCAAGTCCCAAGATTGTGACTTCTGGAATACCCGTGATTTCTAGGTCAGCTTAGAACCAATAAAAAACAGAGCTATGAATCATAATGACTTTGACTGATCAAAGCAGAATTATAATGACCCTGAGAACCTGCAAGTGAGGGTGTACAGAGTGGTCTTCTATATACACTATTAAGGAAGGGACA
The window above is part of the Prunus dulcis chromosome 1, ALMONDv2, whole genome shotgun sequence genome. Proteins encoded here:
- the LOC117616669 gene encoding magnesium transporter MRS2-2 yields the protein MARDGEVVPVDPQAVVAVKKKSSRSWVLLDCTGKATVLDVDKYAIMHRVHIHARDLRIVDPLLSYPSTILGRDRAIVLNLEHIKAIITAEEVLLRDPVDENVIPVVEELQRRLPPVNAIHESQKDGKEFPAGLIDVDAGEEDESPFEFRALEVALEAICSYLSARTTELETAAYPALDELTSKISSRNLDRVRKLKSAMTRLTARVQKVRDELEQLLDDDDDMADLYLSRKLAGASSPVSVSGPPNWYPASPTIGSKISRASRASIATVRGDENDVEELEMLLEAYFMQIDGTLNKLATLREYIDDTEDYINIQLDNHRNQLIQLELFLSAGTLCMAIFSLVAGIFGMNIPYTWNDGYGYMFKWVCIVTGIVCACVFIIIMSYARFKGLVGS